A part of Clostridium novyi genomic DNA contains:
- a CDS encoding Na+/H+ antiporter NhaC family protein has protein sequence MDTGRSKKTLSSGTALIPFVVFVAIYLGSGVWLNIKGVEKAFYQFPAPVAVFCGIIVAFLLLKGKLNEKFDTFVSGCGNPDIIIMCIIYLLAGAFATVSKAMGGVESTVNLGLTYIPAKYIIVGLFIISCFLSISTGSSVGSIVAITPIAVGLAGKAGLSLPLTLAAVMGGSMFGDNLSVISDTTIAATRTQGCEMRDKFRVNIFIAAPAAIITVVLLFIFGTPEVIPTMQSYDFSIIKVIPYIFVLVLSLAGMNVFVVLTGGIVLSGVIGLYYDNLTVLTFAQNIFEGFKGMIDIFLLSILTGGLAALVTKGGGVQFLLEKIQKIIKGKKSAELGIGVLVGLTDAAVANNTVAIIINGPIAKKMCETYKVDPRRSASILDTFSCIMQGIIPYGAQMLILLSFTKGSVTPFQVIPLLWYQQLLTISVILSTFIPFADGIIKKHPWKWNVKKSENTENIEG, from the coding sequence ATGGATACTGGAAGGTCAAAAAAGACATTATCAAGTGGAACAGCACTTATACCTTTTGTAGTATTTGTGGCAATATATCTTGGTAGTGGCGTTTGGCTAAATATAAAAGGAGTTGAAAAGGCTTTTTACCAATTTCCAGCCCCAGTTGCAGTTTTCTGTGGTATTATAGTAGCATTTTTGTTATTAAAGGGAAAATTAAATGAAAAATTTGATACCTTTGTAAGTGGATGTGGAAATCCTGATATTATCATAATGTGCATAATTTATTTACTTGCAGGGGCTTTTGCTACTGTATCAAAGGCAATGGGGGGAGTTGAATCTACAGTAAATCTAGGATTAACTTATATACCAGCAAAATATATAATTGTAGGATTGTTTATAATATCATGTTTTTTATCAATTTCTACGGGATCCTCTGTGGGATCTATAGTGGCAATAACTCCAATCGCAGTAGGACTTGCTGGAAAGGCAGGTTTATCCCTACCATTAACTTTGGCTGCAGTAATGGGAGGATCAATGTTTGGAGATAATTTATCAGTAATATCAGATACAACAATTGCAGCTACCAGAACTCAAGGATGTGAAATGAGAGATAAGTTTAGAGTAAATATATTTATAGCAGCACCTGCAGCTATAATAACAGTAGTTCTTTTATTTATATTTGGAACACCAGAAGTGATTCCAACAATGCAAAGTTATGACTTTTCAATAATAAAGGTAATCCCTTATATTTTTGTTTTGGTATTATCACTTGCTGGAATGAATGTTTTTGTGGTTTTAACTGGAGGAATAGTTTTATCAGGAGTAATAGGATTATATTATGATAACTTGACGGTTTTAACTTTTGCACAAAATATTTTTGAAGGCTTTAAAGGAATGATTGATATTTTCTTGCTATCCATATTAACTGGAGGGCTTGCAGCACTGGTTACCAAAGGCGGAGGAGTTCAGTTTTTACTTGAAAAAATACAAAAAATTATAAAAGGTAAGAAATCCGCTGAATTAGGAATAGGGGTATTAGTAGGATTAACAGATGCGGCAGTTGCCAATAATACGGTAGCAATTATAATAAATGGACCTATAGCTAAAAAAATGTGTGAGACATATAAAGTTGATCCAAGAAGGAGTGCATCTATATTAGACACATTTTCTTGTATAATGCAAGGCATAATTCCATATGGAGCTCAAATGTTAATATTATTAAGTTTTACAAAGGGTAGTGTAACTCCATTTCAGGTAATTCCACTGCTGTGGTATCAACAATTACTTACTATTTCTGTGATATTATCCACATTTATACCATTTGCAGATGGAATAATAAAAAAACATCCTTGGAAATGGAATGTAAAAAAGTCAGAAAATACAGAAAATATAGAAGGTTAA
- a CDS encoding 2-oxoacid:acceptor oxidoreductase family protein, whose amino-acid sequence MDKKLIEIRWHGRGGQGAKTASLLLAEVAFNTGMYIQGFPEYGPERMGAPITAYNRIANFPLRVHSNIYEPDFVVVVDETLLKSVNCTAGLKREGGIVINTRKSIDEIRKELDGYEGKVYTIDAKTISQETLGAYFPNTPMLAAIVKVSGIMDLDKFVEDMENSFKHKFASKPQVVPKNMDALKRSLQEVNGIE is encoded by the coding sequence ATGGATAAGAAGTTAATTGAAATTCGTTGGCATGGTCGTGGAGGACAAGGTGCTAAAACCGCTTCCTTGCTTTTAGCAGAAGTTGCTTTTAATACTGGAATGTATATTCAAGGATTTCCAGAGTATGGTCCAGAAAGAATGGGTGCACCAATAACTGCGTATAACAGAATAGCTAACTTTCCATTAAGAGTTCATAGTAACATCTATGAGCCGGATTTTGTAGTAGTAGTTGATGAAACTTTATTAAAATCAGTTAATTGTACAGCTGGGCTAAAAAGAGAAGGTGGTATAGTTATAAATACTAGAAAGTCTATTGATGAAATAAGAAAAGAACTAGATGGATACGAAGGAAAGGTATACACAATAGATGCTAAAACTATTTCACAAGAAACTTTAGGTGCTTATTTTCCTAATACTCCAATGCTTGCTGCTATAGTTAAGGTATCAGGAATTATGGATTTAGATAAATTTGTAGAAGATATGGAAAACTCATTTAAACATAAGTTTGCTTCAAAACCACAAGTTGTACCTAAAAATATGGATGCGCTTAAAAGATCTCTTCAGGAGGTGAACGGAATTGAGTAA
- a CDS encoding 4Fe-4S binding protein, translated as MSKKMDVTSESKWNEIPIGGQIIEAGNSVEFNTGDWRSMRPVWHEDKCKHCMFCWAVCPDMSIIVKNEKVIGIDYDHCKGCGVCTKQCKFGALEFVAE; from the coding sequence TTGAGTAAGAAAATGGATGTTACTTCGGAAAGTAAGTGGAATGAAATTCCAATAGGGGGACAGATTATTGAAGCTGGTAATTCTGTAGAATTTAATACAGGTGATTGGAGATCTATGAGACCAGTATGGCATGAAGATAAATGTAAACACTGTATGTTTTGTTGGGCTGTATGTCCTGATATGTCTATTATAGTTAAAAATGAAAAAGTTATAGGGATTGATTATGATCATTGTAAGGGTTGTGGAGTTTGTACAAAGCAATGTAAATTTGGTGCTTTAGAGTTTGTAGCAGAATAA
- a CDS encoding transketolase C-terminal domain-containing protein — protein MAKAKQIRKSLSGNEAVATAMMQINPEVVAAFPITPSTEVVQYFSSFIANGKCTTEFVTVESEHSAISACIGASAAGARVMTATSSQGLALMWEMLHIAAGDRCPIVMATVNRAISVPLNIHNDHSDSMGARDTGFIQLYAENTQEAYDNFIQAVRIAEHEEVMTPAMVCYDGFITSHAVENVFLMEKEAVRNFVGKNKRTNKGLLGEKKLVGSMVLPNFYMEMKHQQLQGLLKAKDVLLDVAKEYEVLTGRKYGLFEEYRLDDAEVAMVIIGSSAGTAKKVVDDLREKGIKAGVLKIRLYRPFPAEEIAEALKNVKAIAVMDKAEALSGNGGPVFNDIASSLYGCAEGKILMSYIYGLGGRDVTVQWLEKVFKDLTEAVRTRSYKKYNYLAVRA, from the coding sequence ATGGCAAAAGCTAAACAAATAAGAAAAAGTTTAAGTGGTAACGAAGCAGTTGCTACAGCAATGATGCAAATTAATCCTGAAGTAGTTGCAGCATTTCCAATAACTCCATCTACGGAAGTAGTTCAGTATTTTTCAAGTTTTATAGCTAATGGCAAATGCACAACTGAATTTGTAACAGTAGAGTCTGAACATAGTGCTATAAGTGCTTGTATAGGTGCTTCTGCTGCAGGGGCAAGAGTTATGACTGCTACATCATCTCAAGGATTAGCATTAATGTGGGAAATGCTTCATATAGCAGCAGGAGATAGATGTCCTATAGTTATGGCAACAGTTAACAGAGCTATATCAGTTCCATTGAATATCCATAATGATCACTCAGATTCAATGGGGGCTAGAGATACTGGATTTATACAATTATATGCTGAAAATACTCAAGAAGCTTATGATAACTTTATTCAAGCTGTGAGAATTGCAGAGCATGAGGAGGTTATGACTCCAGCTATGGTCTGTTATGATGGATTTATTACAAGTCATGCTGTAGAAAATGTATTCTTAATGGAAAAAGAAGCTGTTAGGAATTTTGTTGGTAAAAACAAGAGAACTAACAAAGGATTGCTTGGAGAGAAGAAATTAGTTGGATCAATGGTTCTTCCAAACTTTTATATGGAAATGAAACATCAACAACTTCAAGGATTATTAAAAGCTAAAGATGTACTTTTAGATGTAGCCAAAGAATATGAAGTATTGACTGGAAGAAAGTATGGATTGTTTGAAGAATACAGACTAGATGATGCAGAAGTGGCTATGGTAATCATTGGATCATCAGCTGGTACTGCAAAGAAGGTTGTAGATGATTTAAGAGAAAAAGGAATAAAAGCTGGTGTACTTAAAATAAGATTATACAGACCATTTCCAGCAGAAGAAATTGCTGAAGCTCTTAAAAATGTTAAAGCAATAGCAGTAATGGATAAAGCTGAGGCATTATCAGGAAATGGTGGTCCAGTATTTAATGATATTGCTAGTTCATTATATGGATGTGCTGAAGGTAAAATTTTAATGAGTTATATATATGGTCTTGGCGGAAGAGATGTTACAGTTCAATGGCTAGAAAAAGTTTTTAAAGATTTAACTGAAGCAGTTAGAACTAGAAGCTATAAAAAATATAATTATTTAGCAGTAAGGGCATAG
- a CDS encoding thiamine pyrophosphate-dependent enzyme: MATLRELTNVQDRLASGHRMCAGCGAPMVAKWVLKAIKPKDEAVIGCATGCLEVSTGLYPYSSWNDSFIHTAFECASATVSGVEAAYRAMKARGSVKKNYKFITFGGDGGTYDIGFQSLSGAMERGHDMLYVCYDNGAYMNTGIQRSSATPCGADATTSPCGSESLGKQQFRKDLTMIMAGHHIPYVAQTVPVIPGTRYMLDLYNKSHKAINEIQGPKFINVLTPCPRGWRVDTASELDMLKLAVDTCFWPLYEVIDDKFKLNYKPVKKLPIEEWMKPQGRFKHLFKSKEGKAKICAIQAEIDKRWEELLFLCGEES; encoded by the coding sequence ATGGCAACATTGAGGGAATTAACTAATGTTCAAGATAGATTAGCTAGTGGACATAGAATGTGTGCTGGTTGCGGAGCTCCAATGGTAGCAAAATGGGTTTTAAAAGCAATAAAACCTAAAGATGAAGCCGTTATTGGATGTGCAACAGGATGTTTAGAGGTTTCAACAGGATTATACCCTTATAGTTCATGGAATGATTCTTTTATTCACACGGCATTTGAATGTGCTTCAGCAACTGTAAGTGGAGTTGAAGCTGCATATAGAGCAATGAAGGCTAGAGGAAGTGTTAAGAAAAATTATAAATTTATAACCTTTGGTGGAGATGGAGGTACTTATGATATTGGATTCCAATCCCTATCAGGAGCTATGGAAAGAGGACATGATATGCTTTATGTATGTTATGATAATGGAGCATATATGAATACTGGCATCCAAAGATCATCAGCTACTCCATGTGGAGCAGATGCAACAACTTCTCCATGTGGTTCTGAATCTCTAGGAAAACAACAATTTAGAAAAGATTTAACTATGATAATGGCAGGACATCACATACCATATGTAGCTCAAACTGTACCTGTTATTCCAGGAACTAGATATATGTTAGATCTTTATAATAAATCCCATAAAGCTATAAATGAAATTCAAGGACCAAAATTTATTAATGTATTAACTCCATGTCCAAGAGGATGGAGAGTTGATACTGCATCTGAACTTGATATGCTAAAATTAGCTGTAGATACTTGCTTCTGGCCATTATATGAAGTTATAGATGATAAGTTTAAATTAAACTACAAACCAGTTAAAAAGCTTCCGATAGAAGAATGGATGAAGCCACAAGGAAGATTTAAACATTTATTTAAATCTAAAGAAGGAAAAGCTAAAATTTGTGCTATTCAAGCTGAAATTGATAAACGATGGGAAGAGTTATTATTCCTTTGCGGAGAAGAATCTTAA
- the lgt gene encoding prolipoprotein diacylglyceryl transferase: protein MNPIAFEIFGLEIRWYGIIICIGMILAYFLAFKRSKLYNIDFDKLTDIFIVSLPISILCARLYYVIFNWSYYSLNLYDTLNIRQGGLAIHGGLIGAIISSYLMSKYKKINYLDLLDTVAPPFILAQAIGRWGNFFNGEAHGGIVSQQFISHFPNFIQKGMFLDGAYYHPTFLYESIWNLLIFILLVILSKKYLQKGSIFFLYLILYSLGRFFIEGLRTDSLMLGSLRMAQIISFIFIIVGIVLFIKVNLKNKHVIKNK from the coding sequence ATGAACCCAATAGCATTTGAAATTTTTGGCTTAGAAATTCGTTGGTATGGAATTATAATATGTATAGGTATGATTTTGGCATACTTTTTAGCTTTTAAACGAAGTAAACTTTATAATATTGATTTTGATAAATTAACAGATATATTCATAGTATCTCTTCCAATATCTATACTATGTGCTAGATTATATTATGTAATATTTAATTGGTCTTATTACAGTTTAAATCTATATGATACATTAAATATTCGTCAAGGTGGTCTTGCAATTCATGGAGGTCTTATAGGTGCTATAATCAGTTCATATTTAATGAGTAAATATAAAAAAATAAACTATTTAGATTTACTTGATACTGTAGCCCCTCCTTTTATTTTGGCACAAGCTATTGGTAGGTGGGGAAACTTCTTTAATGGAGAAGCACATGGTGGTATAGTATCTCAACAGTTTATATCACATTTTCCAAACTTTATTCAAAAAGGTATGTTTTTAGATGGTGCTTATTATCATCCTACATTTTTATATGAATCTATATGGAACTTATTAATATTTATTTTGTTAGTTATTTTAAGTAAAAAATATTTACAAAAAGGTTCAATATTTTTCTTATACTTAATTCTATACTCCCTTGGAAGATTCTTTATAGAAGGACTAAGAACTGATAGTTTAATGCTTGGTTCTTTAAGAATGGCTCAAATTATAAGTTTTATATTTATAATAGTAGGTATTGTTTTGTTTATTAAAGTAAATCTTAAAAATAAACATGTAATAAAAAACAAGTAA
- a CDS encoding ComEC/Rec2 family competence protein — protein MKINKKLLTLSLTVIIILLIFVLYVFFNIKFRSSKSVSCNKDFLIIHYIDVGQGDSILVQFNEKNLLIDAGCPNRKVYNYLKKCNIKKINYVIATHPHDDHIGGMTYIINRFPINNFLAPKAINNTPSFKKMITDLRKNNLKINLTKAGSYIPFDSKLSCFIVAPNNCNYKNLNNYSIVLRITYNKTSFLFCGDAENLSEEEILNSGYNITSDVLKLGHHGSKTSTSDSFLNEVNPKVAIISCGKGNDYGHPHKETLKKLKNKNITTYRTNINGTIILESNGTKIIKRQ, from the coding sequence ATGAAAATAAATAAAAAACTTTTAACTTTATCATTAACTGTTATAATAATATTATTAATATTTGTGTTATATGTATTTTTTAATATTAAATTTAGATCAAGTAAATCAGTTTCTTGCAATAAAGATTTCCTAATAATCCATTATATAGATGTTGGTCAAGGTGATTCTATTTTGGTACAATTTAATGAGAAAAATTTATTAATAGATGCTGGTTGTCCTAATAGGAAAGTCTATAATTATTTAAAAAAATGTAATATAAAAAAAATAAACTATGTAATAGCAACTCATCCTCATGATGATCATATAGGAGGCATGACTTACATAATAAATAGATTTCCAATTAATAATTTTTTAGCTCCTAAAGCTATAAATAATACACCATCTTTTAAGAAAATGATAACTGATCTTAGAAAAAATAATTTAAAAATTAACTTAACTAAAGCTGGCAGTTATATTCCCTTTGATTCTAAACTAAGTTGTTTTATTGTAGCTCCTAATAATTGTAATTATAAAAATTTAAACAATTATTCTATAGTATTACGAATTACATATAATAAAACTAGCTTTCTATTCTGTGGAGATGCTGAAAATTTAAGTGAAGAAGAAATATTAAATTCAGGATATAACATTACCTCTGATGTATTAAAACTAGGTCATCATGGTAGTAAAACCTCAACTAGTGACAGCTTTTTAAATGAGGTTAATCCAAAAGTTGCAATAATTAGTTGTGGAAAAGGTAATGATTATGGACATCCACATAAAGAAACCTTAAAAAAATTAAAAAACAAAAACATTACTACATATAGAACTAATATAAATGGAACTATTATTCTCGAAAGTAATGGAACAAAAATTATAAAAAGGCAGTGA
- a CDS encoding lysophospholipid acyltransferase family protein, which produces MKTLSVYAYVVLNMISTLFSKRKYNSMKSKGNKEEAEQFLHKVVKQWARGILDKAGVTVNVTGLENLPDDACCFVSNHQGDFDIVTILATIDKPMGFIAKKEMEKLPIISWWMKQMQCVFMDRSNVREALKAINEGSENMKNGQSMVIFPEGTRSKSSTMGEFKKGSLKMATKAKVPIVPITLDGTYKIYEGNNGKIKSGEVKMVVGNPIYLDELSREDQKNISEIVKSEIVKNL; this is translated from the coding sequence ATGAAGACTTTAAGTGTGTATGCATATGTTGTATTAAATATGATAAGTACTCTTTTTTCAAAAAGAAAATATAATTCTATGAAAAGTAAGGGTAACAAAGAAGAAGCAGAACAATTTTTACATAAAGTAGTAAAACAATGGGCAAGGGGTATACTGGATAAAGCGGGGGTAACTGTTAATGTAACAGGTCTTGAAAATTTACCAGATGATGCATGCTGTTTTGTATCAAATCATCAAGGAGATTTTGATATAGTTACAATTTTAGCTACAATAGATAAACCTATGGGCTTTATTGCAAAAAAAGAAATGGAAAAATTACCGATTATATCCTGGTGGATGAAACAAATGCAATGTGTATTTATGGATAGATCTAATGTAAGAGAAGCATTGAAAGCTATAAATGAAGGTTCTGAAAACATGAAGAATGGTCAATCTATGGTTATTTTTCCAGAGGGGACAAGAAGTAAGAGTAGTACTATGGGAGAATTTAAAAAAGGAAGTTTAAAGATGGCAACTAAAGCTAAAGTTCCAATAGTTCCAATAACATTAGATGGTACTTATAAGATATATGAAGGTAATAATGGAAAGATAAAAAGTGGAGAAGTTAAAATGGTTGTTGGAAATCCAATATATTTAGATGAGCTTTCAAGAGAAGATCAAAAAAATATATCAGAAATAGTAAAAAGTGAAATAGTGAAAAACTTATAA
- a CDS encoding ABC transporter substrate-binding protein, translating into MKKIISCVLITTIGLMLLAGCSSLGKQSGEDNSLKCVKKLGKLRIGLDDSYPPMEFRDEKNNLVGFDIDLSNEIAKRLGVKVEFVTTEFSGILLGLQSKKFDAIIAGFSITEDRKKSVNFSEPYILGGQVIAVKKGNTSIKKLSDLKDKIVGCQMGSNGQHCAEKNLKEIKELRKYSKIPQAFSDMAIGRIDAVIMDAQVGGYYLSKNTGEFEVLNEMVVKQPMGIAFKMGDNSLKNEVQKIIDDLKKEGTLSKLSLKWFGFDAYKDK; encoded by the coding sequence ATGAAAAAGATCATTAGCTGTGTATTAATAACCACTATTGGGCTAATGTTACTAGCGGGATGTAGTAGTTTAGGAAAACAAAGTGGAGAAGATAATTCTTTAAAATGTGTTAAGAAATTAGGAAAATTACGTATAGGATTAGATGATTCATATCCTCCCATGGAATTTAGGGATGAAAAAAATAATTTAGTAGGTTTTGATATAGATTTAAGTAATGAAATAGCAAAAAGATTAGGAGTTAAAGTAGAATTTGTTACTACTGAATTTAGTGGAATATTATTAGGGTTACAATCTAAAAAATTTGATGCTATTATTGCCGGTTTTAGCATTACTGAGGATAGAAAAAAGTCTGTGAATTTTAGTGAACCATATATTTTAGGTGGACAAGTAATAGCAGTTAAGAAGGGGAATACTTCAATAAAAAAACTTTCAGATCTTAAAGATAAAATAGTTGGTTGTCAAATGGGTTCTAATGGACAACATTGTGCAGAGAAAAATTTAAAAGAGATAAAAGAACTAAGAAAGTATAGTAAAATACCACAAGCCTTTAGTGATATGGCAATAGGAAGAATAGATGCAGTAATTATGGATGCTCAAGTTGGAGGATATTATTTATCCAAAAATACAGGGGAGTTTGAAGTATTAAATGAAATGGTAGTAAAACAACCTATGGGTATTGCATTTAAAATGGGGGATAATTCTTTAAAGAATGAAGTTCAAAAAATAATAGATGATTTAAAGAAAGAAGGAACGTTATCTAAGTTATCACTTAAATGGTTTGGATTTGATGCATATAAAGATAAATAA
- a CDS encoding amino acid ABC transporter permease yields MDIDILKNMVPVLLKGSIITIQLTIICVILGSIIGVIVSGLKLSKYKWVLYIASFYTWLFRGTPMFLQLFFFYYGLPFLGISLSPMAAAIIGLSLNSGAYMSEIIRGGIISIDKGQFEACKSLGFTNLQTMTKVILPQAFRIILPSVGNEFITMLKDTSLVSAITMEELMRNAELQMSASGRPVEPFVIAAVLYLLMTTVFAVIFSSLEKKMSMY; encoded by the coding sequence ATGGATATAGATATTTTAAAAAATATGGTTCCAGTATTATTGAAAGGAAGCATTATAACTATACAACTTACAATAATATGTGTAATTTTAGGAAGTATTATAGGGGTAATTGTATCAGGATTAAAGCTATCAAAATATAAGTGGGTTTTATATATTGCGTCATTTTATACTTGGTTATTTAGAGGAACACCAATGTTTTTGCAATTATTTTTCTTCTACTATGGATTACCGTTTTTAGGTATTAGTTTATCTCCAATGGCTGCTGCAATAATTGGACTTAGTTTAAATTCAGGTGCATATATGTCTGAAATTATAAGAGGTGGAATAATTTCAATAGATAAAGGTCAATTTGAGGCATGTAAATCGCTAGGATTTACAAATTTGCAAACAATGACAAAAGTAATACTACCTCAAGCATTCAGAATAATATTGCCTTCAGTTGGTAATGAGTTTATAACAATGCTTAAAGATACATCATTAGTTTCTGCAATAACAATGGAGGAATTAATGAGAAATGCTGAACTACAAATGTCTGCTAGTGGAAGACCAGTAGAGCCATTTGTTATAGCAGCAGTATTGTATCTACTAATGACTACAGTATTTGCAGTAATATTTTCTTCATTAGAGAAAAAGATGTCTATGTATTAG
- a CDS encoding amino acid ABC transporter ATP-binding protein, translating to MCIIETKNLTKRFGDLTVFKGLDISVKKGEVLVIIGPSGSGKSTFLRCLNTLEIPDEGEIYVEGSKIDFKNKNDIRVKTSKMGMVFQNFNLFPHMTVEKNIIEAPIVVKKQSKDSMMKKSHELLKKVGLENKKECYPSKLSGGQKQRVAIARALAMEPELMLFDEPTSALDPELVGEVLGVMKDLARDGMTMVVVTHEMGFAKEVADRVIFMDGGKIVEEGTPEELFNNPKENRTKLFLNKVLK from the coding sequence ATGTGTATAATAGAAACTAAAAATTTGACTAAAAGATTTGGTGATTTAACAGTTTTTAAAGGATTAGATATCAGTGTTAAAAAAGGTGAAGTTTTAGTAATAATAGGTCCATCAGGATCAGGGAAAAGTACATTTTTGAGATGCCTAAATACATTAGAGATACCTGATGAAGGTGAAATTTATGTAGAAGGATCTAAAATTGATTTTAAAAATAAAAATGATATAAGAGTAAAAACATCAAAAATGGGGATGGTTTTTCAAAACTTCAATTTATTTCCTCACATGACTGTAGAGAAAAATATAATTGAAGCACCTATTGTAGTAAAGAAACAATCAAAAGATTCTATGATGAAAAAATCACATGAATTATTAAAAAAAGTTGGATTAGAAAATAAAAAAGAATGTTATCCGTCTAAACTTTCAGGAGGTCAGAAACAAAGGGTTGCTATAGCAAGAGCCTTAGCTATGGAGCCAGAGTTAATGTTGTTTGATGAACCAACATCAGCTTTAGATCCAGAACTTGTAGGAGAAGTTCTTGGGGTAATGAAAGATTTAGCTAGGGATGGAATGACTATGGTTGTAGTTACACATGAAATGGGATTTGCAAAAGAAGTTGCAGACAGGGTTATTTTTATGGATGGTGGAAAAATTGTAGAAGAAGGTACACCAGAAGAGTTATTTAATAATCCAAAAGAAAATAGAACAAAGTTATTTTTAAATAAAGTATTAAAATAA
- a CDS encoding argininosuccinate synthase, with protein MKEKVVLAYSGGLDTSITIHWLKENYNLEVIACCVNVGQDEDFDEIKKKAIKSGAAKIYVEDVTSEFVSEYIYKGVKANAMYEGKYLLGTSFARPLIAKKLVEIAHKEGAKYICHGCTGKGNDQVRFEVGIASIDPSLKIIAPWRIWDIKSREDAIDYANANGIEVPVTKEKIYSRDQNIWHISHEGGDLEDIKNEHKTEMYLMTTPPEMAKDEVTYVEISFEKGEAKKIDGVELTPVEIVEKLNKIGGENGIGVVDLLENRLVGMKSRGVYETPGGTILYTAHKELEYLTMEKETFHFKQIVSQKYGELVYNGLWFSTLKESLDAFIDKTQESVSGTVKLKLYKGNIMIAGMESPNALYEESISSFGASDLYNHKDAEGFINLFGLPYKINAMIKAKNKEK; from the coding sequence ATGAAAGAAAAAGTTGTTTTAGCATATTCAGGAGGATTAGATACATCTATAACTATACATTGGCTTAAAGAAAATTATAACTTAGAAGTTATAGCTTGTTGTGTAAATGTAGGACAGGATGAAGATTTTGATGAGATAAAGAAAAAGGCAATAAAATCAGGAGCAGCAAAAATATATGTAGAAGATGTTACTTCAGAATTTGTATCAGAATATATTTATAAAGGTGTTAAAGCAAATGCAATGTATGAGGGTAAATATCTTTTAGGTACATCATTTGCAAGACCATTAATAGCTAAAAAGCTTGTAGAGATAGCACATAAAGAAGGAGCAAAGTATATTTGTCATGGATGTACTGGAAAAGGAAATGATCAAGTTCGTTTTGAAGTTGGTATAGCATCTATAGATCCATCATTAAAAATAATTGCACCATGGAGAATTTGGGATATAAAATCTAGAGAAGATGCAATAGACTATGCAAACGCTAATGGAATAGAGGTTCCTGTTACAAAGGAAAAAATATATTCAAGAGATCAAAATATTTGGCATATAAGTCATGAAGGTGGAGATTTAGAAGATATAAAAAATGAACATAAAACAGAAATGTATCTTATGACTACACCTCCAGAAATGGCTAAAGATGAAGTAACTTATGTTGAAATATCTTTTGAAAAAGGAGAAGCAAAAAAAATAGACGGAGTTGAATTAACACCAGTAGAGATTGTAGAAAAATTAAATAAAATTGGTGGAGAAAACGGAATAGGGGTTGTAGATTTATTAGAAAACAGACTTGTTGGTATGAAATCTAGAGGAGTTTATGAGACACCAGGTGGAACTATTTTATATACAGCGCATAAAGAACTTGAGTACTTAACTATGGAAAAAGAAACTTTCCATTTTAAACAAATAGTATCTCAAAAATATGGAGAACTTGTTTACAATGGATTATGGTTTAGTACTTTAAAAGAATCATTAGATGCATTTATAGATAAAACACAAGAAAGTGTAAGTGGAACTGTAAAATTAAAACTTTACAAAGGAAATATAATGATAGCTGGTATGGAATCTCCTAATGCACTATACGAAGAAAGTATTTCATCTTTTGGTGCAAGTGATTTATATAATCATAAAGATGCAGAAGGATTTATCAATTTATTTGGACTTCCATATAAGATAAATGCAATGATTAAAGCTAAGAATAAAGAAAAATAA